In one Shewanella loihica PV-4 genomic region, the following are encoded:
- a CDS encoding alpha/beta hydrolase, translating to MKKTLTALALATLVGSAGLASTGGAIAATPDYQADLSRGANNFYHSEQLTMKKVTFKNQYKMNVTGNLYLPGNIKPGEKRAAIIVGHPMGAVKEQSAVLYAQQLAERGFVTLAIDLSFWGESEGEPRNAVLPDMYAEDFSAAVDFLGTRDFVERERIGVLGVCGSGGFAISAAKIDPRMKAIATVSMYDMGGFSRHLYGKVQTLEQRKQIIAAAAEQRYVEFTGGETQYTGGTPHEVDENSHPIAKEFYDFYRTPRGEYTPAGSSPELTTHPTLSSNTKFMNFYPFNDIESISPRPLLFIAGEHAHSIEFSQEAYALAAEPKELYLVEDAGHVDLYDRVELIPFDKISTFFTNNL from the coding sequence ATGAAGAAAACGCTAACCGCATTAGCCCTGGCGACCCTGGTGGGATCGGCAGGCTTAGCCTCTACCGGCGGTGCCATCGCCGCCACACCTGACTATCAAGCAGACCTCTCCCGAGGTGCCAACAATTTCTATCACAGCGAGCAACTCACCATGAAAAAAGTGACCTTTAAGAATCAGTACAAGATGAATGTTACCGGCAATCTCTACCTGCCTGGCAATATCAAGCCCGGTGAGAAACGTGCCGCCATCATAGTCGGCCATCCCATGGGCGCGGTCAAAGAGCAGAGCGCCGTGCTCTATGCCCAGCAATTGGCCGAGCGTGGCTTTGTCACCCTGGCGATCGATCTCTCCTTCTGGGGCGAGAGTGAAGGCGAGCCACGCAACGCCGTGTTACCCGACATGTACGCCGAGGATTTTAGCGCCGCCGTAGACTTCTTAGGCACCCGCGACTTCGTCGAGCGTGAGCGTATCGGTGTGCTGGGCGTGTGTGGTAGCGGCGGATTCGCCATCAGCGCCGCCAAGATAGACCCTCGCATGAAGGCCATCGCCACAGTAAGCATGTACGACATGGGCGGCTTTAGCCGTCACCTGTATGGCAAGGTGCAAACCCTCGAGCAGCGCAAGCAGATCATCGCCGCGGCGGCCGAGCAACGTTACGTCGAATTTACCGGCGGTGAGACCCAATACACGGGCGGCACACCCCATGAAGTAGATGAAAACTCTCACCCTATCGCCAAAGAGTTTTACGACTTCTATCGCACGCCAAGGGGTGAATACACGCCAGCAGGCTCGTCTCCCGAACTGACGACTCACCCTACCTTGAGCAGCAATACCAAGTTTATGAACTTCTATCCCTTTAACGACATCGAGTCTATCTCGCCGCGTCCACTGCTGTTTATCGCTGGCGAGCATGCGCACTCTATCGAGTTTAGCCAGGAAGCCTATGCCCTCGCCGCCGAGCCCAAAGAGCTCTACCTGGTCGAGGACGCCGGCCATGTCGACCTTTACGACAGGGTCGAGCTGATCCCCTTCGACAAGATCAGCACATTCTTCACCAATAACCTTTGA
- a CDS encoding NAD(P)-dependent alcohol dehydrogenase, with protein sequence MKTIGFAAESAHSPLQPYEYDCRPLREDDVAIEILYSGVCHSDLHTVNNDWGWTVFPTVPGHEIVGRVVEVGSQVSRYKVGDQVAVGCMVDSCQSCSQCHSGEEQFCEAGFTQTYNSVDRHTQAITKGGFAKHIVVRQEFVLSIPKSLDLAKAAPLLCAGITTYSPLRTWNVGPGSQVAIIGMGGLGHMAIKLAVAMGAHVTVISRSQDKQGDALDLGANDFLLSSEPESMELSANRFDLILDTVPVKHDITPYLPLLKVDGTLTLVGQVGPIAEVNTVPMVMGRRRIAASLIGGIAQTQEMLDFCAKMNILPEVEMIKMEEINQAFERLERADVRYRFVIDMQASSF encoded by the coding sequence ATGAAAACCATCGGATTTGCCGCCGAGTCGGCCCATAGTCCATTACAACCCTATGAATATGACTGCCGCCCCCTCAGAGAAGATGATGTCGCCATCGAGATCCTCTACAGTGGCGTGTGTCACAGCGACCTGCACACGGTAAACAACGACTGGGGCTGGACAGTCTTCCCCACAGTGCCCGGCCATGAGATCGTCGGCCGCGTGGTCGAGGTCGGCAGCCAGGTCAGCCGTTATAAGGTTGGCGATCAGGTGGCCGTGGGTTGCATGGTCGACAGCTGCCAAAGCTGCAGCCAGTGCCATAGCGGTGAGGAGCAGTTTTGCGAAGCGGGATTCACCCAGACCTATAACAGCGTCGATCGTCACACCCAGGCGATCACCAAGGGCGGCTTTGCCAAACACATAGTGGTGAGACAGGAGTTTGTACTCAGCATCCCTAAGTCGCTGGATCTCGCCAAGGCGGCCCCCTTGCTGTGCGCCGGGATCACCACCTACTCGCCCCTAAGAACCTGGAACGTCGGCCCCGGCAGCCAGGTGGCCATCATAGGCATGGGCGGCTTAGGTCATATGGCGATTAAGCTCGCCGTCGCCATGGGCGCCCATGTAACAGTGATCAGTCGCTCCCAGGATAAACAGGGGGATGCCCTCGACTTGGGTGCCAACGATTTTCTGCTCTCCAGCGAGCCAGAAAGCATGGAACTATCGGCCAATCGTTTCGATCTGATACTCGACACTGTGCCGGTAAAACATGACATCACCCCTTACCTGCCGCTGCTCAAGGTAGACGGCACCCTGACCCTGGTCGGCCAGGTAGGGCCGATTGCCGAGGTCAATACCGTGCCTATGGTCATGGGACGCCGCCGCATCGCCGCATCGCTCATCGGCGGTATCGCGCAGACCCAGGAGATGCTCGACTTCTGCGCCAAGATGAACATTCTGCCAGAAGTGGAGATGATCAAGATGGAGGAGATCAACCAGGCATTTGAACGCCTCGAACGGGCCGACGTGCGTTATCGTTTCGTCATCGACATGCAGGCATCAAGCTTCTAA
- a CDS encoding MFS transporter produces MRLATGSAFVIAATAFILVFATAGAPISLFNSYRLDDGLSNADLGLVSLGYFFSAATALIVFGRLSNVVGRKPMALTALLCAVASCCLLLNMQHILVLFAARVLQGFACGIATGSIGAYVVDTSRGRPAWLVAAITSTSPMIGISSGAIVSGALVTWAPMPRMLIFILLIAILSICLLLFLFSPESIKARADVHARALASLRPRLYFPAERKWAFLTLAGVVVATWSLGAFYQAFGPSIVAEQLGTNSPILAALAFSSVMILTPMGGYLTSGLTPRRAVLLGMLLYIGAALMILVSLDNGWLPAFLCASLLVGIAQGAATTACFNVLLAGVTVEQRAGLLSSVFVISYAGAVVPGLVASLAASSFSVFQICVGYVVLGVAAAIAAMLTSFRLEPITACDRAAEVA; encoded by the coding sequence ATGAGATTAGCAACGGGCAGTGCATTTGTGATTGCCGCAACGGCTTTTATCTTGGTGTTTGCGACAGCCGGCGCCCCCATATCGCTATTTAATAGCTACCGGCTAGACGATGGTCTTTCTAATGCAGATCTTGGTCTGGTTTCCTTAGGCTATTTTTTTTCCGCCGCCACGGCGCTTATCGTGTTTGGTCGCTTGTCTAATGTTGTTGGCCGTAAGCCAATGGCCCTCACCGCGCTGCTGTGTGCCGTAGCCTCCTGTTGTTTATTGCTCAATATGCAGCATATCCTTGTGCTGTTTGCCGCCAGGGTGCTGCAAGGCTTTGCCTGTGGTATCGCCACCGGCAGCATAGGCGCCTATGTGGTGGATACCTCACGCGGTCGCCCCGCCTGGTTGGTGGCGGCGATAACCAGTACCTCTCCCATGATAGGTATCTCAAGTGGCGCCATTGTAAGCGGAGCCTTGGTCACCTGGGCGCCCATGCCTAGGATGCTGATCTTCATCTTGCTGATTGCTATATTATCTATCTGTTTACTCTTGTTTTTATTCTCGCCAGAAAGCATCAAGGCGCGTGCTGATGTGCATGCTCGTGCGTTGGCCTCGCTGCGCCCGCGCCTCTATTTTCCGGCCGAGCGAAAATGGGCGTTTCTGACCCTGGCCGGTGTGGTCGTTGCCACCTGGTCGCTGGGCGCCTTCTATCAAGCCTTTGGCCCTTCGATTGTGGCCGAGCAGCTCGGCACTAACAGCCCCATCCTGGCTGCGCTGGCTTTCTCCTCTGTGATGATACTGACACCTATGGGCGGCTATCTCACCAGTGGCCTGACACCGAGGCGCGCCGTGCTGCTTGGCATGCTGCTCTATATCGGCGCGGCGCTGATGATTCTCGTCTCGCTGGACAATGGCTGGCTGCCGGCTTTCCTGTGCGCCAGCCTGCTGGTGGGCATAGCCCAAGGGGCGGCGACCACGGCCTGCTTTAATGTCTTGTTGGCGGGGGTGACGGTGGAGCAAAGGGCTGGCTTACTCTCGAGCGTCTTCGTGATCTCCTACGCCGGCGCCGTGGTGCCTGGGCTGGTGGCCAGCCTGGCGGCGAGCAGCTTTAGTGTGTTTCAGATCTGTGTCGGCTATGTGGTTCTGGGAGTGGCGGCGGCCATCGCCGCTATGTTGACATCATTCAGGCTCGAGCCGATTACAGCTTGTGATCGGGCGGCAGAAGTGGCTTGA
- a CDS encoding cyclophilin-like fold protein codes for MTMKIQLVVKGERLSATLADNRTARDFYALLPQRLTLKDYAQTEKIAYLPRKLTTDSAPEGAKGRLGDVCYYAPWGNLAIFYRDFGYAAGLIPLAHIDGDLGALTMADSLEVVIEAAE; via the coding sequence ATGACGATGAAGATTCAGCTTGTGGTTAAGGGCGAACGCTTGAGCGCCACTCTGGCCGATAACCGAACGGCGCGGGATTTCTATGCCCTGTTGCCGCAGCGGCTCACCCTGAAAGATTACGCCCAAACGGAGAAGATAGCGTATCTGCCGCGTAAGCTGACCACCGACTCGGCCCCCGAAGGTGCCAAAGGCAGATTGGGCGATGTCTGTTACTACGCCCCCTGGGGAAATCTGGCCATTTTCTATCGCGACTTTGGCTACGCCGCCGGGCTGATCCCGCTGGCGCATATCGATGGCGATCTCGGCGCGCTCACCATGGCAGATAGCCTTGAGGTGGTTATAGAGGCGGCAGAGTAA
- a CDS encoding (R)-mandelonitrile lyase, giving the protein MKSIISAFVISSSLLGLSGQVVGETLPPPSISVASNGTQLPMQGLEPYFIGKTRVEPLFGAKGEGRTSGAMVTFEPGSRTNWHTHPIGQTLIVTSGLGWVQQWDGKRIEIAPGDVVQIPANVKHWHGATDKTAMSHIAVQEAKEGSVVNWLEPVSAAQYQGH; this is encoded by the coding sequence ATGAAATCCATCATCTCTGCATTCGTTATTTCCTCATCCTTACTCGGCCTCAGTGGCCAGGTGGTGGGGGAGACGCTCCCGCCGCCATCGATCAGCGTCGCGAGCAATGGCACTCAGCTGCCCATGCAGGGCCTGGAGCCCTATTTTATCGGTAAGACGCGGGTCGAACCTCTGTTCGGCGCCAAGGGCGAGGGCCGCACCTCGGGCGCCATGGTGACCTTCGAGCCGGGCAGTCGCACCAATTGGCATACCCATCCCATAGGCCAAACCCTCATCGTTACCAGTGGTCTGGGCTGGGTGCAACAGTGGGATGGTAAGCGTATCGAGATAGCCCCGGGCGATGTGGTGCAGATCCCGGCCAATGTGAAGCATTGGCATGGCGCCACCGACAAGACGGCGATGAGCCACATCGCGGTGCAGGAGGCGAAAGAGGGCAGCGTCGTAAACTGGCTGGAGCCGGTCAGCGCCGCCCAGTATCAGGGGCATTGA
- a CDS encoding AraC family transcriptional regulator → MQDKVIPSLSAAIAKEVERRTQGVDWCETEIAGLDFYRQSAPTSCSVCVVEPSIALVVQGAKAMTLGEQTFRYDPSRFLITSLDLPAKMQVLEASEEAPYLGVVIKLDLAVMSDLMLQTPLTMQKETASDQGMILGATTPKLLGAISRLVNLLDEPESIAVLAPLIKREIYWRVLMSEQGARLRQIVSAGSHGLRIARTIEWLKVHYDQHLSVDSLADMARMSKSTFHHHFRRLTSMSPLQYQKRLRLLEARRLMLGEDIDASAAAYRVGYESPSQFSREYSRLFGASPKKDVATQWQ, encoded by the coding sequence ATGCAAGACAAAGTGATCCCGTCTCTCTCTGCGGCCATCGCCAAAGAGGTCGAGCGCCGCACTCAGGGCGTCGACTGGTGCGAAACCGAGATTGCAGGGTTGGACTTTTATCGCCAGTCGGCGCCCACTAGCTGCTCAGTCTGCGTCGTCGAGCCCAGCATTGCCCTGGTGGTGCAAGGAGCCAAAGCGATGACCCTGGGGGAGCAGACCTTTCGCTACGATCCGTCACGCTTCTTAATCACCTCACTGGATCTGCCTGCCAAGATGCAGGTGTTAGAGGCCAGCGAAGAGGCGCCCTATCTGGGTGTGGTGATCAAGTTGGATCTGGCGGTAATGAGCGACCTGATGTTGCAGACACCGCTGACGATGCAGAAAGAAACCGCATCGGATCAGGGGATGATATTAGGCGCCACCACGCCTAAGTTACTGGGGGCGATCTCGCGCCTGGTTAACCTGCTGGATGAACCCGAATCCATTGCCGTGCTAGCACCGTTGATTAAACGCGAGATCTATTGGCGCGTGTTGATGAGCGAACAAGGCGCCCGCCTACGCCAGATTGTCTCGGCAGGTAGTCATGGGCTGCGTATTGCCCGCACCATAGAGTGGCTCAAGGTGCATTACGACCAGCATCTGAGCGTCGACAGCCTGGCGGATATGGCCAGAATGAGTAAATCCACCTTTCACCACCATTTTCGCCGGCTCACCTCCATGAGCCCGCTGCAATATCAAAAACGCCTCAGGCTGTTAGAGGCGCGCCGCCTCATGCTGGGGGAAGATATCGACGCCTCGGCCGCCGCCTATCGCGTAGGCTACGAAAGCCCGTCGCAATTCTCCCGGGAATATTCCCGCCTGTTTGGCGCCTCACCCAAGAAGGATGTGGCGACCCAGTGGCAATAA
- a CDS encoding serine hydrolase domain-containing protein, with product MSALLVAFASILAGVLVSGCNSDDEEALNPIDTAKMQQTVAELAEDMLVPGAVVILHTPKGSFEYTYGVSQYSGSEPTRFDQHLRVGSNTKTWVGTIILQMVQEGKLQLEDPVAMHWTGVPSGEQITIAQLLSMESGLHNYTTTLALNQILDQDPAYAWPQAELLKLSFDYPLDFTPGTDFGYSNTNTVLLGLIAQKLDDSTLPEIMQRRLFAPLGMTQTLFPEITDNVLPEPYAHGYMYGTNVLTMDSALPEAMQQEARDGVIMPGDQTEANPSWGWAAGAGISTARELLVWVEALVRGKLLNEEMQKLRLASVKPIDPDNPNTAYYGLGIAKFGLLYGHTGELPGYNSFMGHDPDNKVTLVVWTNLAPSVDGRDPATTIAAALINQVYRPVN from the coding sequence GTGAGTGCCTTGTTGGTCGCCTTTGCCAGTATCCTAGCCGGTGTCCTGGTCAGTGGCTGTAACAGTGATGATGAGGAGGCGCTAAACCCCATCGACACGGCCAAGATGCAGCAGACGGTGGCTGAGCTGGCCGAGGATATGTTGGTGCCGGGCGCCGTGGTGATACTGCATACCCCCAAGGGTAGCTTTGAATATACCTATGGGGTGAGCCAGTATAGCGGCAGTGAGCCAACCCGTTTCGATCAGCACCTCCGGGTTGGCTCCAATACCAAGACCTGGGTCGGTACAATCATTTTGCAGATGGTGCAGGAGGGTAAGCTCCAGCTAGAAGATCCCGTGGCCATGCACTGGACCGGCGTGCCGAGCGGTGAGCAGATCACCATAGCTCAGCTGCTGTCGATGGAAAGCGGCCTGCATAACTACACCACCACATTGGCGCTGAATCAGATCTTAGATCAGGATCCCGCTTATGCCTGGCCCCAAGCTGAGCTGCTTAAGCTGAGTTTCGACTATCCGCTGGATTTTACGCCGGGCACAGACTTTGGTTACTCCAACACCAATACGGTATTGCTTGGCCTGATTGCCCAGAAGCTTGATGACAGCACCTTGCCTGAGATCATGCAGCGCCGCCTGTTTGCTCCCCTAGGCATGACACAAACCCTGTTTCCTGAGATCACCGATAACGTCCTGCCCGAGCCCTATGCCCACGGCTATATGTATGGCACCAATGTGTTGACCATGGACTCGGCGTTGCCCGAGGCGATGCAGCAGGAGGCGCGTGATGGGGTGATAATGCCGGGGGATCAGACCGAGGCTAATCCCTCCTGGGGCTGGGCGGCTGGCGCGGGGATCTCTACCGCCAGGGAGCTGCTGGTCTGGGTCGAGGCCTTGGTTCGCGGCAAACTGTTAAATGAGGAGATGCAGAAACTGCGTCTGGCAAGCGTTAAGCCTATCGATCCCGACAATCCCAACACCGCCTACTATGGCCTGGGCATAGCCAAGTTTGGCCTGCTCTATGGTCATACAGGCGAGCTGCCGGGTTATAACTCTTTCATGGGCCATGACCCAGACAATAAGGTTACCCTGGTGGTCTGGACCAACCTGGCCCCTAGCGTGGATGGGCGCGACCCGGCCACTACGATCGCGGCGGCGCTCATCAATCAAGTCTACAGGCCGGTAAACTAG
- a CDS encoding DUF2726 domain-containing protein → MNLNLLFAMAFGFIIILTLLSRLGSSTSSRHYQYRKHKALFTPAERSFLGVLDNAVGEQYRILGKVRIADVITPEKGMTRQHWQNAFNKISAKHFDYLLCDKQTLDVIAAIELDDKSHKQAKTIARDQLVEDACRTAGLPLIRFDAKRGYHVESVRTTIASTLEPDFEPEIETIPQIIASRD, encoded by the coding sequence ATGAACCTCAACCTTTTATTCGCAATGGCCTTTGGCTTTATCATCATTTTGACCCTGCTGTCGCGACTAGGCAGTAGCACCAGCAGTCGCCACTACCAATATCGTAAACATAAAGCCCTGTTTACCCCCGCCGAGCGATCGTTTCTGGGGGTGTTAGATAACGCCGTTGGCGAGCAATACCGTATCCTTGGCAAGGTACGCATTGCCGATGTGATCACTCCAGAAAAGGGGATGACGCGCCAACACTGGCAAAATGCCTTCAACAAGATCTCCGCCAAACACTTTGATTATCTCCTCTGCGATAAACAGACCCTGGACGTTATCGCCGCCATCGAACTCGACGACAAGAGTCACAAGCAGGCCAAGACCATAGCGCGCGACCAACTGGTGGAAGATGCCTGTCGCACTGCGGGGCTTCCTCTGATTCGGTTCGACGCCAAACGCGGTTATCATGTCGAAAGCGTAAGAACCACTATCGCGTCGACACTCGAGCCGGATTTTGAACCCGAGATTGAAACCATTCCCCAGATAATCGCGAGTAGAGATTGA
- a CDS encoding dCMP deaminase family protein, translating into MMSKWAIRFLQMAELVASWSKDPSTQVGAVITENNRIVSLGFNGYPHGISDSAETDNREMKLLKTLHAEENAILYAKRDLSSCEIWVTHFPCPNCAAKIIQTGLKVVHSPQPSDDFLSRWGDKIKVSQDMFDQAGVEVDWMQVESAPTE; encoded by the coding sequence ATGATGAGCAAATGGGCGATACGTTTTTTACAAATGGCCGAACTGGTAGCCTCATGGAGTAAAGACCCCTCCACCCAAGTAGGCGCCGTGATCACTGAAAACAACCGCATTGTCTCACTGGGATTCAACGGCTACCCGCACGGGATCTCCGACAGCGCCGAGACAGACAACCGCGAGATGAAACTGCTCAAAACACTGCACGCCGAAGAGAACGCCATTCTCTACGCCAAGCGGGATCTCAGCAGCTGCGAGATCTGGGTGACCCACTTTCCTTGCCCCAACTGCGCCGCCAAGATCATCCAGACTGGGCTAAAGGTGGTCCACAGCCCACAACCCAGCGACGACTTCCTCTCCCGCTGGGGCGACAAGATCAAAGTCAGCCAGGATATGTTTGACCAGGCAGGCGTAGAGGTCGATTGGATGCAGGTGGAGTCAGCACCAACAGAGTAA
- a CDS encoding serine hydrolase domain-containing protein, producing MKLSHFTLTMMFLALAGCSVSNQESTAANQQLARQQAFESSIRSIDDDGNSSASTNTLEARMKAYGVPAVSIAVFDNNQIIWSKGYGKPDIESNQGVTTDTLFQAASISKTVTSVAAFKMIQNGNFELDEDVNLKLKRWHVPENQFTQQQKVTPSRIMSHTSGLNVSGFEGYAQNQTIPSLVQILQGSSLSNSPAVKVFQTPGESEYYSGGGMTVLQLLMEDSSALPFSQLMQQLILKPLNMSQSSFELALPNELQSQIAKGYDSKQSMIEGGYHLYPEKAAAGLWSTPTDLAKFMIALGKAYRGEDETLLSQQSAKTMLTRVPGAGGTGIGIDGEADAFRFRHSGGNAGYTCYAVSFANSGRGFVVMTNSDNGFQLIHEISRAVSEAYGWPPMWMRE from the coding sequence ATGAAGCTTAGCCATTTCACACTCACAATGATGTTTCTTGCTTTGGCAGGATGCTCGGTCAGCAACCAAGAATCGACAGCCGCAAATCAACAACTCGCCCGCCAACAAGCATTCGAAAGCAGCATTCGTTCAATCGACGATGATGGAAACAGCAGCGCATCAACCAATACGCTGGAAGCGCGAATGAAGGCTTATGGCGTCCCGGCGGTGAGCATTGCCGTATTTGATAACAACCAAATTATCTGGTCGAAGGGATACGGCAAACCAGACATAGAATCGAACCAAGGAGTAACTACGGATACTCTGTTTCAGGCCGCTTCCATTTCGAAAACGGTCACCAGTGTCGCAGCATTTAAAATGATTCAGAACGGCAACTTTGAGCTTGATGAAGATGTGAACTTAAAACTTAAACGTTGGCATGTACCCGAAAACCAATTTACTCAACAACAAAAAGTCACACCAAGCCGGATCATGAGCCACACATCTGGGCTGAATGTCTCTGGATTTGAAGGTTATGCCCAAAACCAGACTATTCCCTCATTAGTTCAAATATTACAAGGCAGTAGCCTGAGTAACTCTCCTGCCGTTAAGGTCTTTCAAACACCAGGTGAATCTGAGTATTACTCAGGCGGAGGCATGACAGTCTTGCAACTCTTGATGGAAGACAGCAGTGCGCTGCCTTTCTCACAACTGATGCAACAATTGATACTCAAGCCTTTAAATATGAGCCAAAGCTCATTCGAACTGGCACTGCCAAATGAACTCCAGAGCCAAATTGCAAAAGGATACGATAGCAAGCAATCCATGATTGAAGGGGGCTACCATCTCTACCCAGAGAAGGCGGCAGCAGGTCTATGGAGCACACCCACCGATTTAGCAAAATTTATGATAGCCCTGGGTAAAGCCTACCGCGGCGAGGATGAAACTTTGCTATCACAACAATCAGCCAAAACCATGTTAACCAGAGTGCCCGGCGCGGGTGGAACAGGCATAGGAATAGATGGTGAAGCAGACGCTTTTCGCTTTAGGCATAGCGGCGGAAACGCCGGATACACCTGCTATGCAGTTTCCTTTGCAAATTCGGGACGAGGCTTCGTTGTGATGACCAACTCGGACAACGGCTTTCAATTAATCCACGAAATATCCAGAGCCGTATCGGAGGCTTATGGTTGGCCTCCAATGTGGATGCGTGAATAG